Proteins from a single region of Syngnathus scovelli strain Florida chromosome 7, RoL_Ssco_1.2, whole genome shotgun sequence:
- the LOC125972023 gene encoding uncharacterized protein, giving the protein MNSKEGSVRTMSCASHASVRSKVSSTEAAAAKARAKAEAAKARLSYARKEMSLKVKKAQLEAKMDMLSLQQEAAAALAEADVLEAAVEGSLRSSTNLNLERLFEPPVDTLERTKEYVAKQVETPLRQTTIWNETQRYESPDVFSGQHSHRQNGSKTPSRSQDTPATRPYSNNMQDSREAYRSSSSSYHLPSSQTSHRSLCDQTKMADFARYLARRELVSTSLIKFDDQPCGYRAWKQSFLNAIKDLNLTASEQMDLLVAWLGEESTEHAKRIRAVHVNSADRGLRRIWERLETCYGAPEMVEDSLFERIASFPKISNRDYLKLHELSDFLIELKAAKADGDLPGLTYLDTARGLHLLVRKLPFNLQEKWLTVGTNYKLQHRVSFPPFDVFVDFVEKQARIRNDPGFKFTAHLDTSKAGKTQRKPIFYDGVSVHKTDVLSSPDKPRFEIDDPETQCPIHKKPHPLKKCRSFRKKPLEQPKAFLKDNAMCLKCTSTQHNAKNCKFTAKSETDKHISAIPPEPTPGIQEPNPPAQDNGEKIPEPCEEVSTRCTEVRGDHQNSRSCSKICLVKVYPSGRPDKALKMYAIIDDQSNKSLACSEFFEVFNIQGPSAPYSLQTCSGVTKTTGRCVSNYKIESMDGKVRLSLPTLLECDGIPNKRCEIPTPNAAANHAHLQSVANLIPELDPNASIMLLLGRDIISVHKVREQVDGPRDAPYAQKLDLGWVIVGNLHIGSDRKPEQKRTRVFKPHSNFFHPKETFNQFLAPYRPNGTFSKGYRMEGDENSPSIGNIPSVQITEIKSKKNKRNIWLKFPDNKVQALGGFSSLRYNFEKKLAPKKKSK; this is encoded by the coding sequence ATGAACAGCAAAGAAGGATCAGTACGGACAATGTCTTGTGCCTCGCACGCTTCGGTAAGGTCAAAGGTTTCCTCCAccgaggcggcggcggccaaagcTCGGGCGAAAGCAGAGGCAGCAAAAGCACGTCTGTCCTACGCTCGAAAAGAAATGTCGCTCAAGGTAAAAAAAGCGCAACTCGAGGCGAAGATGGATATGCTGTCGTTGCAGCAGGAAGCAGCGGCGGCTCTGGCCGAAGCGGATGTCCTGGAAGCTGCCGTCGAAGGAAGTCTTCGGAGCAGTACCAATCTGAACCTGGAACGGTTATTTGAGCCTCCGGTCGACACTTTGGAGCGCACCAAGGAATACGTAGCCAAGCAGGTCGAAACGCCGCTCCGACAGACGACGATATGGAACGAGACGCAGCGTTACGAATCACCGGATGTCTTCTCTGGTCAACACTCGCATCGCCAGAACGGAAGCAAAACACCTTCGAGGTCACAAGACACTCCGGCCACCCGCCCGTATTCCAACAACATGCAAGACAGTCGTGAAGCTTACAGATCAAGCTCAAGTTCTTATCATCTCCCGTCCAGCCAGACATCTCATCGGTCTCTCTGtgatcaaaccaaaatggccgactttgcGAGATATTTAGCCCGGCGTGAGCTGGTTTCGACGAGCTTGATCAAATTCGACGATCAGCCGTGCGGTTACAGGGCGTGGAAGCAGTCCTTTCTGAACGCAATCAAGGATCTTAACTTGACGGCAAGCGAGCAGATGGATCTGTTGGTGGCGTGGCTGGGGGAGGAGTCAACGGAACACGCCAAACGCATCAGGGCTGTTCACGTCAACTCGGCAGACAGAGGACTAAGACGAATATGGGAAAGACTGGAAACGTGTTACGGCGCACCGGAAATGGTGGAGGACTCGTTGTTTGAACGAATCGCCAGCTTTCCCAAGATCTCCAACAGGGATTATTTAAAGCTCCATGAGCTGAGTGACTTTCTCATAGAACTGAAGGCAGCCAAAGCAGATGGAGACCTACCTGGACTTACATATTTGGACACAGCACGAGGACTACATTTATTAGTTCGAAAGTTACCGTTCAACCTCCAAGAAAAGTGGCTCACCGTCGGAACAAACTACAAACTCCAACACCGTGTATCCTTCCCCCCGTTCGATGTTTTCGTGGACTTTGTTGAAAAACAAGCGAGAATTCGAAATGACCCAGGCTTCAAATTCACAGCTCATCTTGACACCTCAAAAGCAGGCAAAACTCAACGAAAGCCGATTTTCTACGACGGTGTCTCGGTTCATAAAACTGACGTTCTATCTTCTCCTGACAAGCCACGCTTCGAGATTGACGATCCCGAGACGCAATGTCCTATTCATAAAAAGCCTCACCCGCTCAAGAAATGCCGAAGCTTCCGTAAAAAACCGCTGGAGCAACCCAAGGCATTCCTAAAAGACAACGCGATGTGTTTGAAATGTACGTCTACCCAACACAACGCCAAGAACTGTAAATTCACCGCAAAGTCTGAGACTGACAAACACATCTCTGCAATTCCTCCTGAACCAACGCCGGGGATCCAAGAACCAAATCCCCCTGCGCAGGACAACGGGGAAAAAATCCCAGAACCTTGTGAGGAAGTTAGTACTCGTTGTACAGAAGTACGTGGAGATCACCAGAACTCCAGATCCTGCTCAAAAATCTGTCTGGTCAAAGTATATCCAAGTGGCCGTCCTGACAAAGCGTTGAAGATGTACGCGATCATAGACGATCAGAGCAATAAATCCCTCGCTTGCTCAGAATTCTTTGAGGTCTTTAACATCCAAGGCCCTTCTGCTCCATACTCCCTCCAAACCTGCTCTGGAGTGACAAAAACTACCGGGAGATGCGTTTCAAATTATAAAATTGAATCTATGGATGGAAAGGTGCGCCTCTCGTTACCAACCCTACTGGAATGCGACGGTATCCCGAACAAGAGGTGCGAAATTCCGACACCAAACGCCGCGGCTAATCATGCACACCTTCAATCGGTTGCAAACTTGATCCCAGAGTTGGATCCAAACGCGTCCATCATGCTCCTTCTCGGGCGAGACATCATCTCAGTTCACAAAGTACGTGAGCAGGTGGACGGTCCGCGGGATGCTCCCTATGCTCAGAAACTCGACCTGGGATGGGTCATCGTCGGAAATTTGCATATTGGAAGTGATCGCAAGCCTGAACAAAAGCGAACGAGAGTCTTCAAGCCCCACTCGAATTTCTTTCATCCAAAGGAGACATTTAACCAGTTCCTTGCTCCTTATCGCCCAAATGGAACCTTCTCAAAAGGATACAGAATGGAAGGTGATGAAAACAGTCCATCAATTGGTAACATCCCATCCGTCCAAATCACAGAGATTAAATCCAAAAAGAACAAGAGGAACATCTGGCTGAAGTTCCCTGACAACAAAGTCCAGGCCTTGGGTGGTTTTTCCTCTCTGAGATACAATTTTGAGAAAAAgctagcaccaaaaaaaaaatcaaagtaa